The segment GCAACCGGCGCTCAGGGCGCAACCGGCGTACAAGGTGCCAAGGGCGACACCGGAGCAACCGGCGCTCAGGGCGCAACCGGCGCTCAGGGCGCAACCGGCGTACAAGGTGCCAAGGGCGACACCGGAGCAACCGGCGCTCAGGGCGCAACCGGCGTACAAGGTGCCAAGGGCGACACCGGAGCAACCGGCGCTCAGGGCGCAACCGGCGCTCAGGGCGCAACCGGCGCTCAGGGCGCAACCGGCGCACAAGGCATCAAGGGCGACACCGGAGCCACTGGCGCCAATGGGCTCCCCGGAACCGACGGCAACAGCGTCCTAAGTGGCGTCCTCGCACCGACCGCCGGCGTCGGCAAGGACGGGGATTTTTACCTCAACCTTTCTGATTACAGGATGTACGGACCTAAGTTCCTGGGCACATGGCCAGGAACTGGGCAATCTCTGATCGGGCCGGCCGGTCCGATAGGACCCCAAGGGCCTCCCGGCTTGATGGGTCCCCCAGGCTTAACGGGTGCCCCAGGCGGACCTGGAGTCCCAGGGCCCGCCGGTTTGAACGGCGCTCCGGGTGCTACAGGCGCCCAGGGCGTTGCCGGCCTAGATGGGCCGCCTCCTGTCTTCACCGGATCCGTGCGATTCATCGATCCCGCAGATACCGTCGGGTACCTGTCCCTTTCCGGCAGCTCGGGCATAGCGGCAGCCGAATCCGACGCCGCGATCGTCATGCCCCGGGCCGGAACAATCAAGGGGCTGGCTGCGAACGTCACCAGCGGCCCGGCCGTGACCATCACTGTCATGGTGAACGGATCAGCCTCGACGCTGACTTGCTCAATAGCTGCCGCGACCACCTCGTGCAGCGACGGCTCGGACACTGGCGCCGTGGCTGCCGGGCAGAGCGTCAGCATCAAGGTAACCCATGCAAACGGCGTCGCGGTGCGGAACCTCCGGTTCTCGCTCGGCTTCAACGCAGGCTGACAAATGGAGACCTCATTCAAGCTCAACCGCAGAACGCTCTTGATCGGCGGGGCCGGGGCCGTGGTCCTGGCTGTAGCGGGTCAGCTCACGTCCCAAGCGGCTGAACCGGATGTGTTCACTCTTGCCAGTTGGACGCCACTGGTTGGCCAACAGCTGAAGGCGGGCACCGCCGTCGTTCGCTTAGACAGTGCGGAGGATCTTAGGCGTGCGCCGCGCCCGGGGGAGCACGCGGATCCCGCGGAGCGATTCCGGCTCGGCTTCAGCCTGGTCAATGGAGCGTACCCTCCGGACACAATCGCCATCGGCCATCCCCGGAGCGGGGCGGTCAGTCTCTTCATTACCCACAGCGACGGCAAAGCCTTCGCTATCATCGACAGGCGGGGCGCCACGCTGTTGCCGCCAACAGCCGCAGCCCCCGGAAGCAAAGGACCGAACTCATGACCGATCCATTTATCGGCGAGATCAGGCTCGTCGGATTCAACTTCGCGCCAACTAACTGGGCATTGTGCAATGGCCAACTCCTGTCAATCCAGCAGAACATAGCCCTCTTTTCCTTGCTGGGCACAACGTACGGCGGCAACGGAACTACAAACTTTGCCCTGCCCGACCTACGGGGTCGTGCGGCGCTGCACAACGGCCAGGGCCCGGGTCTTTCCAACTACTTCATCGGCGAGGTCACCGGCTCGGAAACGACAACCCTGATCACCTCGAATCTTCCGCCGCACACCCACCCCGGAATGTATGCCTCGACTACCGAGACGACGGACCGGCCTTCAGCGGGAATGGCGCCCGCCCCTGGCGGTTCCTATGGAGCACCGGACTCCGGAGTGGCATTGGCCTCAACCCAGCAGGCCGGAGGCGGGCAACCTTTCTACAATCTTCCGCCCTCCTTGGTTCTCAACTATGTGATCTCGCTGGTGGGGATCTTCCCATCGAGAGGCTAGGCAGAGCGGCAATGCCGGGGGTACCGGCGCTTCGATTCCGTGCCCCTGAGGACCGCGACGCCGGTTTCCTCCGGGATCTCTTCACATCTGCGGCGCCGGGACGGGATTTGCTCCCACCCGCCTTGCTGGAGATGCAACAGCAGGCGCAGCATCAGCAATGGTCGGAGCTGTGGGGCGGCAACGGAAACGTAGTTGTGGAGTTCGACGACGTGCCGGCCGGCAGGATCTGGACCGCGTGGCGAACGCGTGACGTCCGCGTCCTGGACATCGCCCTGCTGCCGGAGTTTCGGGGTGCCGGCCTGGGTGGCCGGCTGCTCGGCGACGTCTGCGAGGCGGCCGACCTCGCAGGACTGGACGTTCGGCTGAATGTCGCGCGGGACAACATTGCAGCCTTGGCCTTGTATCAGCGGAACGGCTTCGTGACAGAGGAGGCCGGCGCCGTCTTCCTGTCGTTACTCAGATGGCACGAATCGGCCCGTGCGCGAGGGCACCGGCCCAGCTGAGCAGTGCTGGCAAATCCATCAATCACATTTTGTAGCAACCCTACAAAGACTGGCCGCCTCACACACGGAATCCCCCATGAATATGGGGGAACCCTCAAAATAACGCTAGGCTCCCTGAAGGACAGAAGGAGTCAAAACTTGTCAGCTAATCCGGCGCAGCCCATTTCCAGCCCTCTCACCAAGGTCTTGATTGCCAACCGAGGCGAAATCGCGGTCCGTGTTATCCGCGCAGCCCGGGACGAAGGCATCGCCTCCGTGGCGGTCTACGCGGATCCCGATCGCGATGCCCTGCACGTCCGGCTGGCAGATGAGGCGTACGCGCTGGGTGGCAACACTGCTGCAGAGTCGTACCTCGTCATGGACAAGTTGATCGAGGTCGCCCGGCAATCCGGTGCGGACGCCATTCACCCCGGTTATGGTTTCCTCGCCGAAAACGCCGAGTTTGCCGCCAAGGTCATCGACGCCGGCATCACGTGGATCGGCCCGTCCCCCGAAGCCATTTCCGCACTGGGCGACAAAGTGCAAGCACGCCACATCGCCGAAAAGGTTGGCGCTCCCCTGGTTCCGGGCACGGCCGATCCTGTGGAATCTGCTGCCGAAATCCTTGCCTTCGCCGAAGAGTTCGGCCTCCCGATCGCCATCAAGGCGGCCTACGGCGGTGGCGGTCGCGGCATCAAGGTGGCCCGGACCATTGAGGAAATCCCCGAACTTTTCGAGTCAGCCGTGCGCGAGGCCGTTGCCGCCTTCGGCCGCGGCGAGTGCTTCATCGAGCGATTCCTCGACTCCCCCCGCCACGTCGAGACCCAGTGCCTTGCCGATGCCTACGGCAACGTTGTTGTGGTCTCCACGCGCGACTGCTCCCTCCAGCGCCGCAACCAGAAACTCGTTGAAGAAGCCCCGGCACCATTCCTGAGCGCGGAGCAGAACGAGCGGCTGTACGAGTCGTCCAAGGCCATCCTGAAGGAAGCCGGCTACCTGGGCGCGGGAACGTGCGAATTCCTGGTGGGCCAGGACGGCATCATCTCCTTCCTTGAGGTGAACACCCGGCTTCAAGTGGAGCACTGTGTTTCAGAGGAAGTCACGGGCCTCGACCTGGTCCGCGAGCAATTCCGCATCGCCCGCGGCGAAAAACTCGGCTACGGCGATCCTGAAGTCCGCGGCCACTCCTTCGAATTCCGCATCACCGGTGAAGATCCGGGCCGTAACTTCATGCCCGCGCCGGGAACGGTCACCACTCTGAAGAACCCCACAGGACCAGGAGTCCGGATCGACTCAGGTATTGAGCAGGGCGACGTCATCAGTGGGAACTTCGACTCCATGCTCTCCAAACTGATCGTGACCGGCGCAAGCCGCGAACAAGCCCTTCAGCGCTCCCGCCGGGCCCTTGAGGAAATGGTGGTGGAAGGCATTCCCACCGTCATTCCCTTCGACCTCGCAGTGGTCACCGATCCCGCGTTCGCCCCCGCAGAGGGCCCTTTCACGGTCCACACGCGCTGGATCGAGACCGAATTCGTTAACAATCTTCCCGCGTGGACGCCCAGCGGAACCGGAACGGAAGCCCCCGACGCCGGTGAGCGCCAGCGCGTTGTCGTCGAGGTTGGCGGCAAGCGACTGGAAGTTGTCCTTCCTGCGAGCCTGGGCGCGGTCTCCTCTGCCTCCGGCGCGGCCACCAAGGGCGCGAAGAGCAAGAAGCGTTCCCGCTCGGCGGGCGCAACAGCTGCCGTGGCCGGCGGTAACGCCCTCACCTCGCCGATGCAGGGCACCATCGTCAAGGTCGCAGTGACCGACGGCGATGTGGTCGCCGAAGGTGACCTGATCGTGGTCCTCGAAGCCATGAAGATGGAACAGCCCCTCACCGCCCACCGGGCCGGCACCATTCACGGCTTGCTGACCAGCGCCGGCGAAACTGTCTCCGCCGGCGCCGTGATCGCGACGATCGAGGACTAAGCGGCAGGTTAGCCAGCAGCGCTTAAACGGCCCCGGCCCCGCACGCTGAGTGCGGGGCCGGGACTGTTTATGGAGCTGTTGAGCGTGAACCTGCTAATGCAAGGTCAGGCCACGTTGTTCGCATAGTCCATGTCCTTTGTTTCCTTGGACAGGAAGAGGGCCACGAGCGTCAGTACTGCCATGGCGCTCAGGTAGATGCCCACGAGGACCGTGCTGCCCTTGGCCGATTCCCAGAGCCACACCGCGATGAACGGAGCCACCGCCGCACCCAGGATGCTCGACATGTTGTAGCTGATGGCGGATCCGGTGTAGCGGACGTTGGTGGGGAACAGCTCCGGGAGGAGCGCGCCCATGGGTCCGAAGGTCAGGCCCATGAGCGTGAACCCGAGGATCAGCAACGCCATGGTCCCCACGAAGCCGCCGCTGAACAGTGGAACGAACAGCAAACCGAAGAGCAAGATGCCCGCTGTCACTGCGAGGAGCATCTTTCGGCGGCCGTACTTTTCGGCCAGCGGGCCGGCCACCAGGGTGAAAATGCCGAAGAAAACGACGCCGGCAATCAGCATCCAGAGGAAGTCGTTCCGGCTGAAGCCCAGGCCTGGGACAAACGCCGCGGCGGCCGCGTCGGTCATGGGCTTTCCGGCCTTCGCGGCGGCGGCTTGCGCGCCTGCCAGGGTGGGCTTGGTGCCATAGGTCAGCGTGAAGGTGGTCATCAGGTAGAACAGCACGTAGGTCGCAAGCATGATGAAGGTGCCAAGGATCAGAGGGCGCCAGCTGGTTTTGAACACGCGCCCGACGGGCAGCTTGGCCACCTCGTTGGATTCCAGCACCTTGGTGAAGGCGGGGGTTTCAATGAGCTTGAGGCGTACGTAGAGGCCGAGGATCACCATGACGGCGCTGAGCAGGAACGGCACGCGCCAGCCCCAGGCCGCGAAGGCTTCGGGAGTCAGGGTGTAGCTGAAGACAAGGAAGATGATGTTGGCCAGGATGAAGCCAATCGGCGCGCCCATCTGTGGGAATGTTCCGTAGATCGCGCGTTTGTTGGCCGGAGCGTTCTCCGTCGCGAGCAGCGCGGCGCCGCTCCACTCACCACCGAGGGCCAGGCCTTGGGCGAAGCGCAGGACTACCAGCAGGGTGGGAGCCAGGAAGGTCCAGCCGGGAACCTGGGCGGTGGGGAGGCAACCAATGAGGAACGTGGCGATACCCATGGTTAGCAGCGACGCAACCAGCGTTCCCTTGCGACCGAACTTGTCACCGAAGTGTCCGAAAATGATCGAGCCAAGCGGCCTGGCGACAAAGGCGACGCCGAACACTGCGAAGGAGCTCAGCAGCTGGGTGGTCTCGTCCGCCGTCGGGAAGAACAATTTGGGAAAGACGAGCACTGCGGCCGTGGCGTAGACGTAGAAGTCGTAGAACTCGATGGATGTGCCGATGAGGCTGGCGAAGATCACCCGTCCCCGCGAGTTCACCGATCTATTTTCCGGCTTAACCGAGTCGCTTTCCTTGGATTCAGCGATGGAAGACATGTAGTGGTTGCTTTCGTTCACGCCGGCACAGCGTTCGTGGGCGTGCCGACAAAAATTATTGAGAGTTCAATAATAGTTCCCGGCATCCAACAAATGGACAATCTAGTCCAATATACGGACACTTTGAAAAGTCTCATTCCGTGGTCCGCACCACACTGAGCTCAAACAACCTCACCGTCGCCTCACGCACCGGTGACCCCCTCCGATAGGCAAATGTCACAGCACGTTTACAAACCGCGACGGTCCGCGAAACGCGCCCTCCCTAACGTGGAAGTACAACGTCCCCCCAAAGGAGGCACTCCGTGACAGTTGACCGCAGCACCGAAATCCTCACCAACGAGCAGGCGCCCACCGCCCTCGTCCCCGAGCTCGAACACCGCCCTGGCCGGTGGATAGCCAATTGGGACGCAGAGAACAAAGAACAGTGGGAAGCTGCCGGCCGTTCCATCGCCAAGCGCAACCTGTACTGGTCCATCTTCGCCGAGTTCCTCGGCTTCGTCGTGTGGCAGCTCTGGTCGATCGTGGTCGTCCAGCTGCCGGCCGCAGGCTTTAAGTTCGACACGAACCAGATCTTCTGGCTCATCTCGATCCCCAGCTTGGTTGGTGCCACACTGCGCATCCCCTACACC is part of the Arthrobacter methylotrophus genome and harbors:
- a CDS encoding exosporium protein, translating into MSPGILASSSQGRLSPLSRKIHLSALGLLLAVAATGCTASDSSTSPGTFSACLNTQQGTISSVTQGNAQKTCGEGAVAVSWGKDANVSSAGAPGPTGAAGAQGPAGPTGAAGAKGQQGATGAQGATGVQGIKGDTGAQGATGAQGAVGAQGAKGDTGAAGPTGAQGAKGDTGATGAQGATGVQGAKGDTGATGAQGATGAQGAKGDTGATGAQGATGAQGAKGDTGATGAQGATGVQGAKGDTGATGAQGATGAQGATGVQGAKGDTGATGAQGATGVQGAKGDTGATGAQGATGAQGATGAQGATGAQGIKGDTGATGANGLPGTDGNSVLSGVLAPTAGVGKDGDFYLNLSDYRMYGPKFLGTWPGTGQSLIGPAGPIGPQGPPGLMGPPGLTGAPGGPGVPGPAGLNGAPGATGAQGVAGLDGPPPVFTGSVRFIDPADTVGYLSLSGSSGIAAAESDAAIVMPRAGTIKGLAANVTSGPAVTITVMVNGSASTLTCSIAAATTSCSDGSDTGAVAAGQSVSIKVTHANGVAVRNLRFSLGFNAG
- a CDS encoding phage tail protein, with protein sequence MTDPFIGEIRLVGFNFAPTNWALCNGQLLSIQQNIALFSLLGTTYGGNGTTNFALPDLRGRAALHNGQGPGLSNYFIGEVTGSETTTLITSNLPPHTHPGMYASTTETTDRPSAGMAPAPGGSYGAPDSGVALASTQQAGGGQPFYNLPPSLVLNYVISLVGIFPSRG
- a CDS encoding GNAT family N-acetyltransferase; the protein is MPGVPALRFRAPEDRDAGFLRDLFTSAAPGRDLLPPALLEMQQQAQHQQWSELWGGNGNVVVEFDDVPAGRIWTAWRTRDVRVLDIALLPEFRGAGLGGRLLGDVCEAADLAGLDVRLNVARDNIAALALYQRNGFVTEEAGAVFLSLLRWHESARARGHRPS
- a CDS encoding MFS transporter, producing MSSIAESKESDSVKPENRSVNSRGRVIFASLIGTSIEFYDFYVYATAAVLVFPKLFFPTADETTQLLSSFAVFGVAFVARPLGSIIFGHFGDKFGRKGTLVASLLTMGIATFLIGCLPTAQVPGWTFLAPTLLVVLRFAQGLALGGEWSGAALLATENAPANKRAIYGTFPQMGAPIGFILANIIFLVFSYTLTPEAFAAWGWRVPFLLSAVMVILGLYVRLKLIETPAFTKVLESNEVAKLPVGRVFKTSWRPLILGTFIMLATYVLFYLMTTFTLTYGTKPTLAGAQAAAAKAGKPMTDAAAAAFVPGLGFSRNDFLWMLIAGVVFFGIFTLVAGPLAEKYGRRKMLLAVTAGILLFGLLFVPLFSGGFVGTMALLILGFTLMGLTFGPMGALLPELFPTNVRYTGSAISYNMSSILGAAVAPFIAVWLWESAKGSTVLVGIYLSAMAVLTLVALFLSKETKDMDYANNVA
- a CDS encoding acetyl/propionyl/methylcrotonyl-CoA carboxylase subunit alpha; the protein is MSANPAQPISSPLTKVLIANRGEIAVRVIRAARDEGIASVAVYADPDRDALHVRLADEAYALGGNTAAESYLVMDKLIEVARQSGADAIHPGYGFLAENAEFAAKVIDAGITWIGPSPEAISALGDKVQARHIAEKVGAPLVPGTADPVESAAEILAFAEEFGLPIAIKAAYGGGGRGIKVARTIEEIPELFESAVREAVAAFGRGECFIERFLDSPRHVETQCLADAYGNVVVVSTRDCSLQRRNQKLVEEAPAPFLSAEQNERLYESSKAILKEAGYLGAGTCEFLVGQDGIISFLEVNTRLQVEHCVSEEVTGLDLVREQFRIARGEKLGYGDPEVRGHSFEFRITGEDPGRNFMPAPGTVTTLKNPTGPGVRIDSGIEQGDVISGNFDSMLSKLIVTGASREQALQRSRRALEEMVVEGIPTVIPFDLAVVTDPAFAPAEGPFTVHTRWIETEFVNNLPAWTPSGTGTEAPDAGERQRVVVEVGGKRLEVVLPASLGAVSSASGAATKGAKSKKRSRSAGATAAVAGGNALTSPMQGTIVKVAVTDGDVVAEGDLIVVLEAMKMEQPLTAHRAGTIHGLLTSAGETVSAGAVIATIED